In the Kineococcus rhizosphaerae genome, one interval contains:
- a CDS encoding ABC transporter permease, with amino-acid sequence MSTTTQQTAEPTRAPAVSRASRGLAQRYALLGIGVLLLLVCLAAIPSFRSLRLVTTMVNGQSIILLLALTATIVLRTGDFDLSISQTMVGSAAVVAVLSGHGVSPALAIALALLLGLAVGALNALLVVVIGVDSFVTTLGSFTAMAGFCYLVTGSRIVAGVPDFFVNFSRSTVAGIPTVTIYAWVLVVVLWFVYQRTPLGRYTLFIGGNRNAARLAGLRVSAIRIGAYLVSGVLASFIGVVFAGYFGAVDPSVGGQYMLQPFAAVYLGATALAVGRFNAVGTLVALYLLTIGITGLQLLGAQTWVTNVFYGLALMIAVTAAKLAGRKTRAGLS; translated from the coding sequence ATGTCCACCACGACCCAGCAGACGGCGGAGCCCACCCGGGCCCCCGCGGTCTCCCGCGCCAGCCGCGGTCTCGCCCAGCGCTACGCGCTCCTCGGGATCGGGGTGCTGCTCCTGCTCGTGTGCCTCGCCGCCATCCCCTCGTTCCGCTCGCTGCGACTGGTCACCACGATGGTCAACGGGCAGTCGATCATCCTGCTGCTCGCCCTGACCGCCACGATCGTGCTGCGGACCGGCGACTTCGACCTGTCGATCTCGCAGACGATGGTCGGTTCGGCCGCCGTCGTCGCCGTGCTGTCCGGCCACGGCGTCTCCCCCGCGCTGGCGATCGCGCTGGCCCTGCTGCTGGGGCTGGCGGTGGGAGCGCTCAACGCCCTGCTGGTGGTCGTCATCGGCGTCGACTCGTTCGTCACCACCCTGGGGTCCTTCACGGCGATGGCGGGGTTCTGCTACCTCGTGACCGGCTCGCGGATCGTCGCCGGCGTACCCGACTTCTTCGTGAACTTCTCCCGCTCGACCGTCGCCGGGATCCCCACGGTGACGATCTACGCGTGGGTGCTCGTCGTGGTCCTGTGGTTCGTGTACCAGCGCACCCCGCTGGGCCGGTACACCCTGTTCATCGGCGGGAACCGCAACGCCGCGCGACTGGCGGGGCTGCGGGTCAGCGCCATCCGCATCGGCGCGTACCTGGTCTCCGGCGTCCTCGCCTCGTTCATCGGCGTCGTGTTCGCGGGGTACTTCGGCGCGGTCGACCCGTCGGTCGGCGGCCAGTACATGCTGCAGCCGTTCGCCGCGGTCTACCTGGGCGCCACCGCCCTGGCCGTGGGCCGGTTCAACGCCGTGGGGACGCTCGTCGCGCTCTACCTGCTGACCATCGGCATCACCGGGTTGCAGCTGCTCGGCGCCCAGACGTGGGTGACGAACGTCTTCTACGGCCTGGCCCTGATGATCGCCGTGACCGCTGCGAAGCTGGCCGGCCGCAAGACCCGGGCGGGACTGTCGTGA
- a CDS encoding sugar ABC transporter ATP-binding protein, translated as MTAALEVRGMVKSYGGARALDGLDLHVAAGEVHALLGQNGCGKSTLVKALTGVHSPDSGVATVFGRELTYPVTAPHTHGIAVIHQDIGVVDQMTVLENLGVNAGYGTRLLGAVNTRREKRVYGDLMDRLDISLPFDTLVSDLAPAERSLLAVVRAMRLLEAHEGAGQLFILDEPTAALSGGEAERLLALMRRMADLGAGVVFISHRLAEVMEVCDSMTVVRAGRAVATSPVARTTREDIVAAMLGRRMEDFFPAPPPEPVRSGVNSARTRLVVDGLSGDVVQDATFTVHAGEVVGVTGLAGMGQEELPGLIAGVTTPRRGYASVDGTRLAGRSPREAIDATLALVPGNRLRDGCWIAGSAAENLTLPVLSRFARPWGIDSAAETDHAAERMAEVGTFPNDPRLPMAAFSGGNQQKVVFAKWLQTGPGVLLLDEPTQGVDPGAAHDLLEDVVEIAERGSAVVVFSGDHEQLAAICHRVLVLHHGRTVAEITRASGELTEANLLHACETPAAA; from the coding sequence GTGACCGCCGCCCTGGAGGTCCGCGGGATGGTCAAGTCCTACGGCGGCGCCCGCGCCCTCGACGGTCTCGACCTGCACGTCGCCGCCGGCGAGGTGCACGCCCTGCTCGGGCAGAACGGCTGCGGGAAGTCGACGCTCGTCAAGGCGCTCACCGGGGTGCACAGCCCCGACAGCGGTGTCGCCACGGTGTTCGGCAGGGAACTCACCTACCCGGTCACCGCCCCGCACACCCACGGGATCGCCGTCATCCACCAGGACATCGGCGTCGTGGACCAGATGACCGTCCTGGAGAACCTCGGCGTCAACGCCGGGTACGGGACGCGGCTGCTCGGGGCCGTGAACACCCGCCGGGAGAAGCGCGTCTACGGCGACCTCATGGACCGCCTCGACATCTCCCTGCCCTTCGACACCCTGGTCTCCGACCTCGCCCCCGCCGAGCGCTCGCTGCTGGCGGTGGTGCGCGCGATGCGGCTCCTCGAGGCGCACGAGGGCGCGGGCCAGTTGTTCATCCTCGACGAACCCACCGCGGCGCTGTCCGGCGGGGAGGCAGAGCGGCTGCTGGCCCTCATGCGGCGGATGGCCGACCTGGGTGCGGGGGTCGTCTTCATCTCCCACCGCCTCGCCGAGGTCATGGAGGTCTGCGACTCCATGACGGTGGTGCGCGCGGGACGGGCCGTGGCCACCTCGCCCGTCGCGCGGACGACGCGCGAGGACATCGTGGCCGCCATGCTCGGTCGGCGGATGGAGGACTTCTTCCCCGCCCCGCCGCCCGAACCGGTCCGCAGCGGGGTGAACTCCGCCCGGACCCGGCTCGTCGTCGACGGCCTGTCCGGTGACGTGGTGCAGGACGCGACGTTCACGGTGCACGCCGGGGAGGTCGTCGGGGTCACGGGCCTGGCCGGGATGGGCCAGGAGGAACTGCCCGGCCTCATCGCCGGCGTCACCACCCCGCGGCGCGGGTACGCGAGCGTCGACGGGACCCGGCTGGCGGGCCGGTCCCCGCGCGAGGCCATCGACGCCACCCTCGCCCTCGTCCCGGGAAACCGGCTGCGGGACGGCTGCTGGATCGCGGGGTCGGCCGCGGAGAACCTCACGCTGCCCGTGCTGTCCCGGTTCGCCCGGCCCTGGGGCATCGACTCCGCCGCCGAGACGGACCACGCCGCAGAGCGCATGGCGGAGGTCGGCACGTTCCCGAACGACCCCCGGTTGCCGATGGCCGCGTTCTCCGGGGGGAACCAGCAGAAGGTCGTGTTCGCCAAGTGGCTGCAGACCGGCCCCGGGGTGCTGCTCCTGGACGAACCCACGCAGGGCGTCGACCCCGGCGCCGCCCACGACCTGCTGGAGGACGTCGTGGAGATCGCCGAGCGGGGATCGGCCGTCGTCGTGTTCTCCGGCGACCACGAGCAGCTCGCCGCGATCTGCCACCGCGTGCTCGTCCTGCACCACGGCCGGACCGTCGCCGAGATCACCCGCGCCTCCGGCGAACTCACCGAGGCGAACCTCCTGCACGCCTGCGAGACCCCCGCAGCCGCCTGA